One window from the genome of Bacteroidales bacterium encodes:
- a CDS encoding 4'-phosphopantetheinyl transferase superfamily protein, with protein sequence MALAEVIKTGCANIAIWHKTETVEELKEILEDNDIFNKIKTSYSNTKRQTEQLISHILIKHLLGQVKEIKHRSNGAPYIENCENKFISISHSKKSIAVAISEKPIGIDLEEIDRKQYSLHKKFTTTNEQLWIESSDNKQLISAIIWSAKEAIYKLANIEKLLFESEIEIAPFNPTKESNFIATYRGKVVNCQFSSGSCQLLVVSC encoded by the coding sequence ATGGCACTTGCAGAAGTAATAAAAACTGGATGTGCCAATATTGCCATTTGGCACAAAACCGAAACAGTTGAGGAGTTAAAAGAGATACTGGAGGACAATGATATATTTAACAAAATTAAGACAAGCTACTCAAACACTAAACGACAAACAGAGCAACTAATCTCACACATACTCATAAAGCATCTGTTAGGCCAAGTAAAAGAGATAAAACACCGTTCAAATGGCGCACCTTACATAGAAAATTGTGAGAATAAATTTATATCTATATCCCATAGCAAAAAAAGCATAGCAGTTGCAATAAGCGAAAAGCCAATAGGGATAGACTTGGAGGAGATTGACCGCAAACAATATTCACTACACAAAAAATTTACTACCACAAACGAACAACTTTGGATTGAGAGTAGCGACAATAAGCAACTAATATCAGCAATAATATGGTCTGCAAAGGAGGCTATATATAAACTTGCCAATATAGAAAAACTACTCTTTGAAAGCGAGATAGAGATAGCCCCATTTAACCCCACTAAAGAGAGTAATTTTATAGCAACTTACCGAGGCAAAGTTGTCAATTGTCAGTTTTCATCTGGCAGTTGTCAGTTGTTAGTTGTCAGTTGTTAG